A stretch of bacterium DNA encodes these proteins:
- a CDS encoding type II secretion system F family protein has protein sequence MLTKVADFCDSEIENTVASLTSILEPILIVGMGVVIGAMLISLYLPIFNLALSVK, from the coding sequence ATGCTGACGAAGGTGGCGGACTTCTGCGACTCCGAGATCGAGAACACCGTGGCCAGCCTGACCTCGATCCTCGAGCCCATCCTGATCGTGGGCATGGGCGTCGTGATCGGGGCGATGCTAATCTCGCTGTATCTGCCGATCTTCAACCTGGCGCTCTCCGTCAAGTGA
- a CDS encoding carbohydrate ABC transporter permease, with translation MIRRSLVYALLTLGGVVMVLPFYWMLVTAVSPASDIIAFPPRWFPSHITFEHFADAWARAPWLVYYQNSLIVAVISVGLSMLFGLFAAYAFAVYRFPLQTPLFLLILGTLMVPVQVSSVALYVLLARIGWVDTYAGILAPNFASAFGVFLIRQAIGTIPMDLIEAARIDGAGEVGIVLRIVAPSIKTMLVVVALILFLGSWNDFLWPTIVINSEGLRTLPVGIALFKDPYGIDYGPLMAGAVIATAPMLIAYAASQRFMIRGVTLTGLK, from the coding sequence GTGATCCGCCGGTCCCTTGTGTACGCGCTGCTGACACTCGGCGGGGTGGTGATGGTGCTTCCGTTCTACTGGATGCTCGTCACTGCCGTGAGCCCGGCCTCGGATATCATCGCCTTCCCGCCGCGGTGGTTCCCTTCGCACATCACGTTCGAGCATTTCGCCGACGCCTGGGCCAGGGCGCCCTGGCTCGTTTACTATCAGAACAGCCTGATCGTCGCGGTCATCTCCGTCGGTTTGTCGATGCTCTTTGGGTTATTCGCCGCATACGCGTTCGCGGTCTACCGATTCCCTCTTCAAACGCCGCTGTTCCTCCTCATCTTGGGGACGCTGATGGTGCCCGTCCAAGTGAGCAGCGTCGCGCTCTACGTGCTGCTCGCCCGGATCGGGTGGGTGGACACCTACGCCGGCATTCTCGCACCGAATTTTGCCAGCGCGTTTGGGGTGTTTCTGATTCGTCAGGCGATCGGCACGATCCCGATGGATCTGATCGAAGCCGCACGCATCGACGGTGCGGGCGAGGTGGGCATCGTCCTGAGGATCGTCGCCCCATCGATCAAGACGATGCTGGTCGTTGTGGCGTTGATCTTGTTCCTCGGCAGCTGGAACGACTTCCTCTGGCCGACGATTGTTATCAACTCCGAGGGGCTGCGCACGCTTCCGGTCGGCATTGCCCTCTTCAAGGATCCTTACGGCATCGACTACGGCCCCCTGATGGCTGGAGCGGTGATCGCGACGGCGCCGATGCTCATCGCCTATGCCGCGTCTCAGCGGTTCATGATCCGGGGTGTGACGCTCACCGGCCTCAAATAG
- a CDS encoding sugar ABC transporter permease translates to MPSVAYALRRIYRRHYLHAYAFIAPVVILFGLFRVWPSLETLYFSVFNVELLKQQLTFIGLSNFRDMLQDPVFRQALVNTLIYAAVIVPVSTVLALLLAVVFTEEFGLKDLFKAVYFSPTVTSTTAAAVVWWWMYNPQFGLFNVILKLLHLPPQPWLMSSHMALSAVIIFSVWKTLGYNMVIYIAGLQAVPTMFHEAATLDGASPFRRFLSITVPLLAPTTIFIVIYNMIFALQAFDQVFVLTSGGPANSTNVVVLELYHQAFRRYRFGYASAEATVLFVIILVVTVFQYIYSRRYEVAY, encoded by the coding sequence ATGCCGAGCGTCGCGTACGCTCTGCGTCGGATCTACCGTCGCCACTACCTGCACGCATACGCATTTATCGCTCCGGTCGTCATCCTGTTTGGGTTGTTTCGCGTCTGGCCGTCCCTCGAGACTTTGTACTTCAGCGTCTTCAACGTGGAGCTCCTCAAGCAGCAGCTCACGTTCATAGGGCTGAGCAACTTCCGCGACATGCTGCAGGACCCCGTCTTCCGCCAGGCGCTCGTGAACACGCTGATCTACGCCGCGGTCATCGTGCCGGTCTCGACGGTGCTGGCGTTGCTGCTGGCGGTGGTGTTCACTGAGGAGTTCGGCCTAAAGGATCTTTTCAAGGCGGTGTACTTTTCCCCAACGGTGACCAGCACAACCGCCGCCGCCGTCGTCTGGTGGTGGATGTACAATCCGCAGTTCGGACTCTTCAACGTGATCCTAAAGCTGTTGCATCTCCCTCCCCAACCGTGGCTGATGTCCAGCCACATGGCGCTGTCCGCCGTCATCATTTTCAGTGTGTGGAAGACGCTCGGCTACAATATGGTGATTTACATCGCGGGTTTGCAGGCCGTCCCGACGATGTTTCATGAGGCGGCGACCCTCGACGGGGCGTCACCGTTCCGGCGGTTTCTGTCGATTACGGTGCCGCTCCTTGCGCCTACCACGATCTTCATCGTGATCTACAACATGATCTTCGCGCTGCAGGCGTTCGACCAGGTCTTCGTCCTGACGAGCGGCGGGCCGGCGAACAGCACCAATGTGGTCGTCTTGGAACTCTACCATCAGGCGTTCCGCCGATACCGCTTCGGGTACGCGTCCGCGGAGGCGACGGTGCTCTTCGTGATCATCTTGGTCGTGACGGTCTTCCAGTACATCTACAGCCGGCGGTACGAGGTGGCGTATTGA
- a CDS encoding extracellular solute-binding protein: MITVVLMLILGVGTSYVGAQAKTTITLWYPAGDVAAGPTSPFHDPALFKPFEDANNVRVNLVGLDYDTMEQKIFAAAAAKNIADIIFVDRSWVSGFLKEGMLEQLPPAVAKRWLAAVSPDVVALSDFGNGTMYGYPQLGYDVYALTWNKQQFKEAGLDPNRGPQTWDELRADCKKLARRDASGNLTRVGFAIRHVGEPHGIVDKFAWALWGAGGDLINDQNALRGGHVMFDNASGRSALQLVLNMLNVDKCTSLNFPDPRAAFLKGIASMQISEAVSIRARQPKEAPDMPWQTGWGMEVPPVPKAGDKPVTLLGGWIFTVPKAAKSDAMAWKAIAWLSTEANDYSVAAKFGMTPRYKSNWAKEPFKSDSYDQALLKIAKYGRRYPLNLGLDGVMEALGASIQKAWHGEATVDQALTEAAQAGNKAITDAAK; encoded by the coding sequence GTGATCACGGTGGTCCTGATGTTGATTCTCGGCGTTGGCACCTCGTACGTGGGTGCACAGGCCAAGACGACGATCACGCTTTGGTATCCGGCGGGGGATGTTGCCGCCGGCCCCACGTCCCCGTTTCATGACCCCGCACTTTTTAAGCCTTTCGAAGACGCCAACAACGTTCGGGTCAACCTTGTTGGTCTGGATTACGACACGATGGAGCAAAAGATCTTCGCGGCTGCGGCGGCGAAGAACATTGCGGACATCATTTTTGTTGATCGCTCTTGGGTCTCCGGGTTTCTCAAGGAGGGGATGTTGGAGCAGCTCCCCCCCGCCGTAGCCAAGCGATGGCTTGCGGCCGTTTCCCCCGACGTGGTGGCGCTTTCCGATTTTGGCAATGGGACGATGTATGGCTATCCGCAACTGGGGTATGACGTGTATGCCCTGACGTGGAACAAACAGCAGTTTAAGGAGGCGGGCCTCGACCCGAATCGAGGGCCGCAGACGTGGGACGAACTTCGCGCCGACTGCAAGAAGCTTGCCCGCCGTGACGCCTCCGGCAACCTGACCCGCGTGGGATTCGCCATCCGGCACGTCGGCGAGCCTCACGGCATCGTGGACAAGTTCGCCTGGGCGCTGTGGGGCGCCGGCGGTGATCTGATCAACGATCAGAATGCGCTGCGCGGCGGCCACGTCATGTTCGACAACGCGAGCGGTCGGTCCGCGCTGCAGCTCGTGCTCAACATGCTGAATGTTGACAAATGCACCAGCCTGAACTTCCCGGACCCGCGCGCCGCGTTCCTCAAGGGGATCGCCTCGATGCAAATCAGCGAAGCCGTCAGTATCCGGGCCCGCCAGCCCAAGGAAGCCCCCGACATGCCGTGGCAGACCGGGTGGGGGATGGAGGTTCCTCCGGTACCCAAGGCGGGCGACAAACCCGTGACGTTGCTGGGCGGCTGGATTTTTACTGTCCCGAAGGCGGCGAAGTCCGATGCGATGGCCTGGAAGGCCATCGCATGGCTCAGCACCGAGGCCAACGATTACTCGGTTGCGGCGAAGTTCGGAATGACCCCGCGGTACAAGAGCAACTGGGCCAAAGAGCCGTTCAAGTCCGACAGCTACGATCAGGCGTTGCTCAAGATCGCGAAATACGGTCGCCGGTACCCACTGAACCTCGGGCTCGATGGCGTGATGGAGGCGTTGGGTGCGTCGATCCAGAAAGCGTGGCACGGCGAGGCGACCGTCGACCAGGCGCTGACGGAAGCTGCGCAGGCAGGGAACAAGGCGATAACGGACGCCGCGAAGTAG